CCAAGTAGTTCCAAGTAACTCTTTTTTTAATTTTCCCTCTTGGAAAGAGTTTGGTACATAATCACTAACAGCAGCAGCCATAAATAAAAAAGGCTTTTTAAAAACTTTTTTTTCTTCACCACTATTTAATAAACTTGATTTTAAAACTTTGCCTTTTTTTGCACTATTTATACAATCAACTAAATTTTCATACATTTCAAAACTACTTTTAACTTCAATTACTTCAATTGCATTTGGTAAAGCTTCATGTCCTCTTGTACTTACTAAAGACACATCCGCACCTTTTAAATATAAAGCAAGAGCTAAAGATGATGCCATTTTCCCAGAAGAAAAATTTGAAATATATCTTACATCATCAATTTTTTCAATAGTTCCACCACCACTTAAAATAACTTTTCTATTATTCCAATATTCATCTTTTAAAATCAATCGTGAAGTTGCATAAAAAATCTCTTCTGGATCAGCCATAGCACCATCGCCTACATCCTTGCATGCTAACTCTTTAGTTTGTGTTTGAATCACTTCATAATTACAAAGTTTTAATTTTCTAATACTTTCTATAGTAATAGGATTTTGTACCATATTTGTATTTGCAGCGGGACACAAAATCTTATCTTTAGTATATGCAATTGCTGTTTGAGTTAATAAATTATCAGCAATTCCATTACTTAATTTATTGATTGTATTTACACTAGCAGGAGCTATTACAAAAGCATCTGCCCACTTTCCAGTATCTATATGATTACTCAAACTATTTTTATCCCAAGACTCGTTATTCTCATCTAAGATTTTATGTTGAGAGATAGCTTCAAAAGTTATTGGATTTATAAACCTTTTTGCTTCTTTTGTCATAATAACTTTTACATTTGCACCAGCTTTAATATACAATCTTATTAACTCTAAAGCTTTATAAATTGCAATTGATCCTGTAACTGCAACTAATATATTTTTATCTTTTAATAACATGATTTACTTCTTAAAAAATTTATAAAAGTAGTTTTTGATTATTTTCATTGGAGCTCTTGTAATAGCAAGAGAACCTTTTGGCACATCTTTTGTAATACAAGCTCCAGCTGCTAAAATAACATCATCTTCTATAGTTACAGGAGCTACTAATTGAGTATCTGAACCTATAAAGACATTTTTTCCTACTTTTGTTTTGTGTTTATTAACTCCATCATAATTACAAGTAATTGTTCCAGCACCTACATTTGTTCCCGTGTCCATTTCACAATCACCCAAATAAGATAGATGACCTGCTTTAACACCATTTAAAATGGCTTTCTTTGTCTCTACAAAATTTCCAATATGAGTATCTTTTAAATGACTTTTAGGTCTTATTCTTGCCATTGGTCCAATATCAGAATTTTCTAATATTGAGTCTTCAACTATTGAGTTTGTTTTAACAATTGAGTTTATAATTTTTGTATTACCTAATAAACAAACTCCATTTTCAATTATAGATTCACCCTCAATTTGAACTGTTTCTTCTATATAAATAGTATCAGGAAGTCTCATAATAACACCATTTTGCATAAACTGTTTTTTGATTCTATTTTGATGTATTATTTCAGCTTTTGCCAACTCATATTTTGAGTTAACACCTTTAAAGTTCTCTTCACTTACAACTAATGGTTTTAGTGTTTTATTATCTTTTATTGCAAGTTCTATTAAATCAGTAATATAATACTCTTTTTGTGCATTATTATTTGATAAAAGTGGTAAATATTGTTTTAAAAATGATGTTTGAAACTGATAAATTCCAGCATTTGCAGTTGTTACTTTTAACTCTTCTTCATTTGCATCTTTTTGTTCAACAATCTTTACAACTTTTTCATTTTTTAAAATTACTCTTCCATATCCTGTTGCATCTTCTAAATCTAATACTGACATAACAATTGTTGCATTTAAATCAAATTTTTTTAACTCACTTGCTTGTATTAATGGCATATCACCATTTAAAACCAAAGTCTTCTCATACTTAGGTTCTATATTCATAACAGCTCCACCAGTTCCTGGATAGTTTTCATGATCTTGAATAACAAAATTTATATTATCAAAATATTTTTCAATAGTTTGCTGTACTTTTAAAGCCTGATGATATAAAACCACTGTAATATCATCACTTAATTTTAATGCTTCTTTAATTGAGTAATAAAGCATTGGCTTTCCTGAAATTTCATGTAAAACCTTAGGTTTTTCAGATTTCATTCTTGTTCCAGCACCAGCTGCAAGTATTATTATTGATAAATTATTCATATTTTTCCTTACTTTAAAGCTTCGTCAATTTCTGCTCTTAGATTTTTTATTACTTGTTTTATTGCACTAAGCATTTTAGGATCTGTTATATTCCCATTTAAAAGTTTTGCTAAATTTTTTTCTCTTTCTTTAAAAAATTGTGCAACAGAACGGCTTTTTTTATTATGATTATACATAAATACACCAGAAGCTATTAAAATAACAACTAATTTTGTATGCCCCAAAATTGCAGCATAATTTAAAATAGTAAATCCTGCATAATCAACTGCATTTATATCCGCACCTGCTGCAATTAAAAGTCTTGCAATTTTAAAGTTTCCTTTCCATTGGGTATGATGCAGTGCAGTTCTTCCTTGTCTATCTTTTATATTTAAATCTGCTTTTTTTGATAAAAGTTTTTCTACAACTTCAATATCATCTGCAATAACTGCTTTATGATAAACAGTTCTTCCATCTTTATCTCTAATATTAACATCAATTCTAAATTTTAATAGAAAAACTAACTTTTCTAAAAATTGCTCTTTATTTCTAATACTTTTTACTTTTAAACCATGATCAACTAATAAAGTTAAAGGAGTATCTCCATTATCATCCATAATATTAGCATTTGCCCCTGAATTAAAAAGAAGTTTAATCAAAGAAAGATTATTTTGTACAATTAAATCAAATATGGTAGTTTTTCCAGTTGATCTTTGTTTGTTTAATTTTGGTCTATAACTTATAACTCTTTTTAAAAGTGTAAAATAATCTTCTTCATCATCAATATCTAAATATCTTCTTGAAATAGGCTTTTTATTATTGTGTTGAACCAAAATTATTTCACAAAGTTCATCAACAACTGTTCTTTCTAAAATATCTCTATGGTCAATATCAGCACCCTTTGTCAATAAATATTCAACCATTTCAATATTTTTCATTCCATCAAAAATAGCTTCAAATAAAACGGTTCTTCCATTTTTATCTTCTGAATTTATATCAGCTCCTGAGGCTAATAAAAAATCGATCGTACTATAATTTTTTCTTAATACTTCTTTATATAAAACAGTTTTACCTTGACTATCAACTCTATTTACGGCTAAGCCATTTTCAATTAAAACAGAAGTAAGTTTTAAATAGTTTCTTTTTTTGTTTGCAAGTTTATATTTTCCTTCAATTTTTTCTTTAGGGTTTTTTAATATTTCTAATATTTTTAATATTTCATCTAAAATTGTCTCATTATTTATATTTTTAATATTTAATTTTATGCCTTTTTCTAAAAGCAATTCTATAACATCAATATTTGAAGCACCCATAACAACAGCATTAAAAAGTACATTTTCTCTATTTTCATCAGTTACATGTATATCTACACCATTTACAATTAAAAATTTAGCTACTTCTGGTTTTTCTTTTAAAACAGCTAAAAATAGTGCTGTTTGTTCATTTTCATCAACAGCATTTGGATTTTCTATATTATTTAAAACTTCTCTTATAATCTTTAAATTTTCACCCTCAACAGCATCAAAAAGCACTGTTCTTCCATATGTATCTTTAATATTTAAATTTGGTTTATGTGCTAGTAAAATCTCAAATACTCTATGATTTCCCTCTAAAGCAACATCTTGTAAAATTGTTCTTCCAGAAGAGTTTATATAATCTATTGAAGCGCCATTATCAAGCAAAAATCTAATCATTACTCCATCACCACGTTCAACAGCTTCACTTAAAACTGTTTTTCCATACATATCTTCATGGTTAATGTCAATCTTATTTTTAAGTAAAATTCTTATAGCTTCAATTCTTTTTTTCTTTACTAAAGGGAATAATAATGTTTGTTCTTTATCATTTAATCTATGGATATCTGCACCATTGTCTATTAATTTTTGAACTTTTTCTACATTTAAATAGTTTTTAAGTAGCTCTTTTTGAAAGTTTTCAGTTACATCTTGTTTAAATAAGTTCAACATTAAGCTTAAATCCTTTGATTATTATAATCATTTAGATATTTTAACAAATTATTCATTAAAATCTTTTTCTACGTCTTGGTGGAAATTTACTTGGAAACTTTTTATTATTATTTTCTCTTTCGTCTTTTAAATTTAGTTTTAATGATTTTTCTATAAAACTATTAAAACTGGCTCTTGAAATACTAGCTTTAACACTATCTGGAAAAAGTTTTGGAAACTTATATGAGAGCCATAAATAAAGCGATATTTTCTTTACTTCATCTTCAACTAAAAGTAAATCTCGCTGTGTAATAGCTTTTTTAGGCAATGTAATTGAGGGTTTATATCTTACTACTTTATTTTTAATTACAGCTGCAATATATGCATCATAAGCTTGTAAAATAATTGGAGATTTTACAGTAACAGGCGCTTGTGAAAGCATATATTTATCTTCCAATTTTAAATTATTTTTTTGATCTAAAATTTTTGATGTAGTAAGCATTGAACCAATATTTGATGCAATAAAAGGACCATCAAAATACATATTATCAAGGAAAAATTTTAATATTTTTTGTAAAGATTTTGTTTTAATATGAGCACTTAATCCCTCAAGTTGTTGTGCACTGATTTTTACTTTAAAAGGTGGTTTTATAGTTTTAACAGGTTTTACATACTCTTTGTGTAAATGTTTTAAAGTTTCTCTTGAAGTAGCACCTATAAATCCTTCTTCATGATGTCCATATCTACCTGCTCTTCCTGCTATTTGAACGATTTCATTTACATTTATTCCTCTTCTTGATATTCCATCAAATTTTTTATGATTTGTAAAAAGTATAGTCTTAATAGGTAAATTTAATCCCATTGCTATTGCATCTGTTGCAATTAAAATATCACTTTGTTTTTCTCTAAATCTTCGTGCTTCATCACGTCTAACTTCGGGAGATAAGTTTCCATATATAACTGAAACCTTATGATATTTTTGTAGTTTTTGCTTTAATTTAAGTACATCATTTCTGCTAAATGCAATTAAAGCTGTTTGAGGTTCAAGCTCTTTTAATAAAGTTTGTTTTTCCATTAAATGAAGTTCATTTTTTCTTTTAAATTTTACTATTTCTAAATCTTCATTTAAATATTGTGCAATCTTTTTTACTGCATCTAAAGCATTAACTGAACCTGTCATAACAATCTGTTTTGCGGGACATCCAATAATAGCATTTACCCATGCCCAACCTCTTTCATCATCATCTAGCATTTGAACTTCATCAATAATTGCTAAATCTACATCCAAATCAAAATCAATCATCTCAATTGTTGAACAAACATGAGAAGCATCTTCATCAAAAATTTGTTCTTCTCCTGTGATTAAAGAAGCTTCAAGATTTGAAGATTTTAAATCCTCATAACCCTCAAGTGCTAAAAGCCTTAAAGGTGCAAGATAAAGACCACTATTTGATTGTTTTAACTCTTGCATTGCACTGTATGTTTTACCAGAATTAGTAGGGCCAACAAAAAATTTTAATTTTCTATTTAAACTTCTTGCTAAAGGAAACTGAGATTTTAAATCACAATTTAATAAGTTTTGTAACTGTTTTTGGAGTATATCTTTCATGGGCGTATTATATTGATTTTTATATAATATAGTATTAAAAATTATAAGGTAATTTAATGAATTGTATATATTTTGGAAAATGTGCTAGTTGTACTTTGTATGACAAATCATATGAGGAACAACTTCAATATAAAGTTAATATAGAAAAACAAAGATTTAAAGATTTAACTAATATTGAATTTGATGTTATAAAAAGTCAAGATAAAAACTTTAGAAATAGAGCAGAATTTAGAATTTGGAAAAATTTTAAAGATAAAGAAGCTATAACAATAAACTATGCTATGAATGATTTTGATAAAAATACATTAGAAATAAAATCATGTGAAATCGTAAGTGAAGATATTTCAAAGCTTATGCCAAAACTATTAGATGAGTTACAAAAAGATGAAACACTTAAATATAAACTTTTTGCATGTGAATTTTTAAACTCAACAAAAGGTGATACGCTTATTACTTTAATCTATCATAAAAAGTTAGAAGATGAATGGATTAGTAAAGCAAAACTTTTAGAAAAAAAATTAAATATAAAAATTATTGGAAGAAGTAGAAAACAAAAAGTTGTTTTAAGTAAAGATTATATTGAGGAAGAATTGAAAATAAATAATAAAAACTTCTTTTTTGAATATAAAGAGGGTGGATTTACACAACCAAATAGTCATGTAAATATAAAAATGATTGAATGGGTATTAGATAAACTTGAAGTAAGCAATAAAGATTTGTGTGAGCTTTACTGTGGAGGGGGAAACTTTACAATACCTCTATCTACTAAATTTAAAAATGTTTTAGCAACAGAAATTTCAAAAACATCAATAAAATCAGCTTTGAAAAATTGTCAATTAAACTCTATATCAAATATCGATTTTATTAGAATGAGTAGTGAAGAGTTCGTAGAAGCTTTAGAAGAAAAAAGAGAGTTTAGAAGACTAAAAGACATTGATTTAAAATCTTATAATTTTTCAACTATTTTTGTTGATCCACCAAGAGCAGGACTTGATGAAACAACTAGAAAATTAGTATCAAATTTTGAAAAGATAATCTATATTTCATGTAATCCAGAAACATTACATAGGGATTTAATAGAGCTTACAAAAACACATAAAATTGATAATTTTGCTTTATTTGACCAGTTTTCTTATACAAAGCATATAGAAAGCGCAGTTGTATTAAACAAATTTTAACTTTAGCTTAGCTAAAATTTAAGTAATTATGAAAGTATTAACAAAGGGTAAAATATGAGAATTAATACAAACACTGCTTCACTTATGGCACAAGAAGCAAATAGCAATACAAATAAAGCATTAACTAACTCTTTAGAGAAGCTAAGTACAGGGCTTAGAATCAATAAAGCAAGTGATGATGCATCAGGACTTGCAATTGCTGATAAATTAAGAACACAAGCTAGTTCACTAGGACAATCAATTTCAAATGGAAACTCAGCAATTTCTTTAACACAAATTGCAGATAAAGCCATGGCTGAGCAATCAAATATTTTAGATATTATTAAAACTAAACTTATTCAAGCATCAACTGATACTACGTCTCAAGAAGGTAGAAAATCTATTGGTAAAGATATTGATAAATTATTAGTTCAATTAGATAATATTTCAAAACAAACAAACTATAATGGTACATCACTATTACAAGGTGCTTCTGGTGGTGCGGCTGCAGTTCAATTAACTTTTCAAATGGGTGAGAATGTAAATGATACAATCTCTACAACAGCTGGAGTTAGAGCAAATGTGTCTGGTTTAACATTAGATGCTTTAAAATCAGCAGCTGCTTCTGGTACATCAGCTGTGTTTGATGCAGGTGATTCAAGAGGTTTCTTGGATGATATAGATAGTGCACTAAATACACTAAATGGATGGAGAGCAGATTTTGGTTCTACTCAAAACCAATTAGAATCAGCAGTAAGAAACCAAATGACTCAACAAACAAATATTAAAGCTGCAGAATCTGTAATTAGAGATGTTGATTATGCACAAGAAAGTGCAACATTTAATAAACAAAATATCATTGCACAAGCTGGTACTTATGCTATGAGTCAAGCTAATAATGTTCAACAAAATGTTCTAAGATTGTTGCAATAATTTTTTATTTTTATTTTTTCAACACCCTGTTAGTACTCTAAAACTACCATTTTATAGGCTCGGAAACTACTCCGGGCTTTTTTTATAACTTCTTTCATATTAAGCTAATTTTAAGAATTGGTGTGTCATAATACTTTTATAACTTGAAAAGGAGAATTTAAAAATGCAATCAACAAATTCAATACCAGAAAACATTTTAAAGATCCAAAAGAAGTTATGTACTTTTGATAAAGGTTCAAGAAACTATAAAAAGTATAGCAAGATATTACAAAAGCATATTAAAAAAAATAATATGAAAAAAAGAGTTAATAGTAATATCAAAACAATAGAGGCTATTGCAAAAATTAGTAGTCAAAAAAATTAATAAAATGTATAGGTATCAATGGATGCCAAAGAGTTAGACTCTATGCTTGGTAAAACAAGAAGTTCTATAGGCACCCAAATACTGGGGTAAATCTTTTTATCATATAAAGGATTTATTATGAGAATAAATACAAATGCAGCTTCACTTGTAGCACAAGAAGCAGCAACAAACACAAATAAAAATTTAAGTTCTTCATTAGAAAAATTAAGTACTGGTCTTAGAATCAATAAAGCAAGTGATGATGCTTCTGGTTTAGCAATTGCTGATAAACTAAGAACACAAGCAAGCTCAATTGGTCAATCAATCTCAAATGGTAATTCAGCAGTTTCTTTAACACAAATCGCTGATAAAGCTATGGCTGAGCAATCAAATATTTTAGATATCATCAAAACAAAACTTGTTCAAGCTGCAACTGATACAACATCAGATGATGGTAGAACAGCAATTGGAAAAGATGTTACTAAATTATTAGATCAGTTAGATAATATTGCTAAACAAACTAATTATAATGGTACAACACTATTACAAGGTGCAACATCTGCTTCAGCAGCAGCACAATTAACATTCCAAATGGGTGAAAAAGCTGCTGATACTATTGCTACAACAGCTGGTGTTAGAGCAAATGTATCAGGTTTAGTTTTATCTGATGTTAAATCTTCTGCTGGTGCTGGATTTAGTTCTGCATTAGGAGCTAGAAACTTATTGGATGATATTGATACAGCTATTAACACGCTAAATGGATGGAGAGCAGACTTCGGTTCTACTCAAAATCAATTAGAATCAGCTATTAGAAACCAAATGACTCAGCAAACAAATATTAAAGCTGCTGAATCAGTAATTAGAGATGTGGATTATGCACAAGAAAGTTCTAACTTTAACAAACAAAATATTATTGCACAAGCTGGTACTTATGCTATGAGTCAAGCTAATGCAATTCAACAAAACGTTACTAGATTATTACAATAATCGGTGAAGTTGCAAAGCAACGAGTGATGTTTCTGTGAAAACGTTACTAGATTATTACAATAATTAGTAGCATTATAATCAAGAGGTATACTCTTGGTTATTTAGAATAAACATCTATTCTTAAAATCGATTTAAACTAATTTTAAGAATTGGTGTGTCATAATTTTATAAATGTATAGGTATCAATGGATGCCAAAGAGTTAGACTCTATGCTTGGTAAAACAAGAAGTTCTATAGGCACCCAAATACTGGGGTAAATCTTTTTATCATATAAAGGATTTATTATGAGAATAAATACAAATGCAGCTTCACTTGTAGCACAAGAAGCAGCAACAAACACAAATAAAAATTTAAGTTCTTCATTAGAAAAATTAAGTACTGGTTTAAGAATCAATAAAGCAAGTGATGATGCGTCAGGACTTGCAATTGCTGATAAACTAAGAACTCAAGCAAGTTCAATTGGTCAATCAATTTCAAATGGTAATTCAGCAGTTTCTTTAACACAAATCGCTGATAAAGCTATGGCTGAGCAATCTAATATTTTAGATATTGTGAAAACAAAGCTAGTTCAAGCTGCAACTGATACAACTTCGCAAGAAGGTAGAGCAGCAATTGGTAAAGATGTAAAAAAATTACTAGACCAATTAGATAATATTGCTAGTCAAACTAACTACAATGGAACAACACTTTTACAAGCATCTGGTGCTGGTACAGGTTCAGCAACAGCACTTACATTCCAAATGGGTGAAAAAGCAGCTGATACAATTGTAACAACAGCTGGTGTTCAAGCAAATGCTATTGGACTTGGAGTTAGTGGATTAAGATCTGCAGCTGGGGCTGGTACATCTGCTGGTGGATTTGATGCAGCTGGGGCTAGAGGTTTTATGACAACAGTTGATAGTGCTATTAACACGCTAAATGGATGGAGAGCAGACTTCGGTTCTACTCAAAACCAATTAGAATCAGCTATTAGAAACCAAATGACTCAGCAAACAAATATCAAAGCTGCTGAATCAGTTATTAGAGATGTTGATTATGCACAAGAAAGTGCTAACTTTAACAAACAAAATATTATTGCACAAGCTGGTACTTATGCTATGAGTCAAGCTAATGCAATTCAACAAAACGTTACTAGATTATTACAATAATCGGTGAAGTTGCAAAGCAACGAGTGATGTTTCTGTGAAAACGTTACTAGATTATTACAATAACTAGTAGCATTATAATCAAGAGGTATACTCTTGATTATTTAGAATAAACATCTATTCTTAATATTAATTTAAACTAATATTAAGAATTGGTGTGTCATAATATTTATGAACTTATGTATAGGTATCAATGGATACCGAAGAGTTAGACTCTATGCTTGGTAAAACAAGAATTGTTTATAGGCTCCCGTGTCATGGGTAAATCTTTTTATCATATAAAGGATTTATTATGAGAATAAATACAAATGCAGCTTCACTTGTAGCACAAGAAGCAGCAACAAACACAAATAAAAATTTAAGTTCTTCATTAGAAAAATTAAGTACTGGTCTTAGAATCAATAAAGCAAGTGATGATGCTTCTGGTTTAGCAATTGCTGATAAACTAAGAACACAAGCAAGCTCAATTGGTCAATCAATCTCAAATGGTAATTCAGCAGTTTCTTTAACACAAATCGCTGATAAAGCTATGGCTGAGCAATCTAATATTTTAGATATTATTAAAACAAAATTAGTTCAAGCTTCGACTGACACAACATCAGATGATGGTAGAAAAGCAATTGGAAAAGATGTTAGTAAACTATTAGATCAATTAAATAATATTGCTAGCCAAACTAATTATAATGGTACAACACTATTACAAGGTGCTTCTGGAGGTGCAGCTGCTGATCAATTAACATTCCAAATGGGTGAAAAAGCTGCTGATACTATTCAAACTAATTCAGGTGTTAGAGCAAATGTATCAGGATTAACGCTAGATGGTCTTAAAGCTTCTTCTGATGCAGGATTTGCTTCTGCTGGAAGTGCAAGAAGTTTAATGGCAACAGTTGATACAGCTATAAACACGCTAAATGGATGGAGAGCAGACTTTGGTTCTACTCAAAACCAATTAGAATCAGCTATTAGAAACCAAATGACTCAGCAAACAAATATTAAATCTGCTGAATCAGTTATTAGAGATGTTGATTATGCACAAGAAAGTGCTAACTTTAACAAACAAAATATTATTGCGCAAGCTGGTACTTATGCTATGAGTCAAGCTAATGCAATTCAACAAAACGTTACTAGATTATTACAATAAATACGAATGATATATTAAAGTAATATTTTGTTGTAGTTATTTTGTATTGATTAAACTTGGGATTAAAACAATATAGGGGTCAATGGATTCCGAAGAGTTAGACTCTATGCTTGGTAAAACAAGAATGTTTTAGGCTCCCGTATCATGGGTAAATCTTTTATAATAAAAAGGATTTATTATGAGAATTAATACAAATGCAGCTTCATTGATAGCTCAAGAAGCAGCTGCAAACACAACAAAAAATGTAAGTAGTTCGTTAGAAAAACTAAGTACTGGTTTAAGAATCAATAAAGCAAGTGATGATGCTTCTGGTTTAGCAATTGCTGATAAACTAAGAACTCAAGCAAGCTCAATTGGTCAATCAATTTCAAATGGTAACTCAGCAGTTTCTTTAACACAAATTGCTGATAAAGCTATGTCAGAGCAATCTAATATTTTAGATGTTCTTAAAACAAAGTTAGTTCAAGCTTCAACTGATACAACATCAGATGAGGGTAGAAAAGCAATTGGAAAAGATGTTAGTAAATTACTAAATCAATTAAATAATATTGCTAGTCAAACTAATTACAATGGTACAACAGTATTGCAAGGAGCAACATCTGCTTCTGCTGCAGCACAATTAACATTCCAAATGGGTGAAAAAGCTGCTGATACTATTCAAACAACAGCTGGTGTTAGAGCAAACTTAAGTGGATTATCACTTGATGGACTTAAAGCTTCTGCTGATGCAGGATTTGCTTCTGCTGGAAGTGCTAGAAGTTTAATGGCAAGTGTTGATACAGCTATTAACACACTAAATGGATGGAGAGCAGACTTCGGTTCTACTCAAAATCAATTAGAATCAGCTATTAGAAACCAAATGACTCAGCAAACAAATATTAAAGCTGCTGAATCAGTAATTAGAGATGTGGATTATGCACAAGAAAGTTCTAACTTTAACAAACAAAATATTATTGCGCAAGCAGGTACTTATGCGATGAGTCAAGCTAATGCTTCTCAACAAAATGTACTTAGATTACTTCAGTAGTCTATAATATTTAGTACTGATAAAAGTTACATTAGATAATTAATAGATTTTTAAAGGGCTAGATTTTTCTAGTTCCCTTTAAAGCATTTATTCTTAATAATACACTATTTTTAATTTTAATATTAGGAATATATGTATGGTGTATTTTGTTGTAAGTGGGTCATATAAACAATATAGGGGTCAATGGATTCCGAAGAGTTAGACTCTATGCTTGGTAAAACAAGAATGTTTTAGGCTCCCGTATCATGGGTAAATCTTTTATAATAAAAAGGATTTATTATGAGAATTAATACAAATGCAGCTTCATTGATAGCTCAAGAAGCAGCTGCAAACACAACAAAAAATGTAAGTAGTTCGTTAGAAAAACTAAGTACTGGTTTAAGAATCAATAAAGCAAGTGATGATGCTTCTGGTTTAGCAATTGCTGATAAACTAAGAACACAAGCAAGTTCAATTGGTCAATCAATTTCAAATGGTAACTCAGCAGTTTCTTTAACACAAATTGCTGATAAAGCTATGTCAGAGCAATCTAATATTTTAGATATTGTGAAAACAAAGCTAGTTCAAGCTGCAACTGATACAACTTCACAAGAAGGTAGAGCAGCAATTGGTAAAGATG
The window above is part of the Malaciobacter marinus genome. Proteins encoded here:
- the coaBC gene encoding bifunctional phosphopantothenoylcysteine decarboxylase/phosphopantothenate--cysteine ligase CoaBC, with translation MLLKDKNILVAVTGSIAIYKALELIRLYIKAGANVKVIMTKEAKRFINPITFEAISQHKILDENNESWDKNSLSNHIDTGKWADAFVIAPASVNTINKLSNGIADNLLTQTAIAYTKDKILCPAANTNMVQNPITIESIRKLKLCNYEVIQTQTKELACKDVGDGAMADPEEIFYATSRLILKDEYWNNRKVILSGGGTIEKIDDVRYISNFSSGKMASSLALALYLKGADVSLVSTRGHEALPNAIEVIEVKSSFEMYENLVDCINSAKKGKVLKSSLLNSGEEKKVFKKPFLFMAAAVSDYVPNSFQEGKLKKELLGTTWDLKLKQNMDILSSLNKNDIVSIGFKAEMDETVANENAKNMLHNKSLDGVCLNVLSSDNMFGSNNNSIELILKEKSYSFSASKFDVSMKLLNCLEKEFDEYK
- the glmU gene encoding bifunctional UDP-N-acetylglucosamine diphosphorylase/glucosamine-1-phosphate N-acetyltransferase GlmU translates to MNNLSIIILAAGAGTRMKSEKPKVLHEISGKPMLYYSIKEALKLSDDITVVLYHQALKVQQTIEKYFDNINFVIQDHENYPGTGGAVMNIEPKYEKTLVLNGDMPLIQASELKKFDLNATIVMSVLDLEDATGYGRVILKNEKVVKIVEQKDANEEELKVTTANAGIYQFQTSFLKQYLPLLSNNNAQKEYYITDLIELAIKDNKTLKPLVVSEENFKGVNSKYELAKAEIIHQNRIKKQFMQNGVIMRLPDTIYIEETVQIEGESIIENGVCLLGNTKIINSIVKTNSIVEDSILENSDIGPMARIRPKSHLKDTHIGNFVETKKAILNGVKAGHLSYLGDCEMDTGTNVGAGTITCNYDGVNKHKTKVGKNVFIGSDTQLVAPVTIEDDVILAAGACITKDVPKGSLAITRAPMKIIKNYFYKFFKK
- a CDS encoding ankyrin repeat domain-containing protein, which codes for MLNLFKQDVTENFQKELLKNYLNVEKVQKLIDNGADIHRLNDKEQTLLFPLVKKKRIEAIRILLKNKIDINHEDMYGKTVLSEAVERGDGVMIRFLLDNGASIDYINSSGRTILQDVALEGNHRVFEILLAHKPNLNIKDTYGRTVLFDAVEGENLKIIREVLNNIENPNAVDENEQTALFLAVLKEKPEVAKFLIVNGVDIHVTDENRENVLFNAVVMGASNIDVIELLLEKGIKLNIKNINNETILDEILKILEILKNPKEKIEGKYKLANKKRNYLKLTSVLIENGLAVNRVDSQGKTVLYKEVLRKNYSTIDFLLASGADINSEDKNGRTVLFEAIFDGMKNIEMVEYLLTKGADIDHRDILERTVVDELCEIILVQHNNKKPISRRYLDIDDEEDYFTLLKRVISYRPKLNKQRSTGKTTIFDLIVQNNLSLIKLLFNSGANANIMDDNGDTPLTLLVDHGLKVKSIRNKEQFLEKLVFLLKFRIDVNIRDKDGRTVYHKAVIADDIEVVEKLLSKKADLNIKDRQGRTALHHTQWKGNFKIARLLIAAGADINAVDYAGFTILNYAAILGHTKLVVILIASGVFMYNHNKKSRSVAQFFKEREKNLAKLLNGNITDPKMLSAIKQVIKNLRAEIDEALK
- a CDS encoding helicase-related protein, with the translated sequence MKDILQKQLQNLLNCDLKSQFPLARSLNRKLKFFVGPTNSGKTYSAMQELKQSNSGLYLAPLRLLALEGYEDLKSSNLEASLITGEEQIFDEDASHVCSTIEMIDFDLDVDLAIIDEVQMLDDDERGWAWVNAIIGCPAKQIVMTGSVNALDAVKKIAQYLNEDLEIVKFKRKNELHLMEKQTLLKELEPQTALIAFSRNDVLKLKQKLQKYHKVSVIYGNLSPEVRRDEARRFREKQSDILIATDAIAMGLNLPIKTILFTNHKKFDGISRRGINVNEIVQIAGRAGRYGHHEEGFIGATSRETLKHLHKEYVKPVKTIKPPFKVKISAQQLEGLSAHIKTKSLQKILKFFLDNMYFDGPFIASNIGSMLTTSKILDQKNNLKLEDKYMLSQAPVTVKSPIILQAYDAYIAAVIKNKVVRYKPSITLPKKAITQRDLLLVEDEVKKISLYLWLSYKFPKLFPDSVKASISRASFNSFIEKSLKLNLKDERENNNKKFPSKFPPRRRKRF
- the trmA gene encoding tRNA (uridine(54)-C5)-methyltransferase TrmA → MNCIYFGKCASCTLYDKSYEEQLQYKVNIEKQRFKDLTNIEFDVIKSQDKNFRNRAEFRIWKNFKDKEAITINYAMNDFDKNTLEIKSCEIVSEDISKLMPKLLDELQKDETLKYKLFACEFLNSTKGDTLITLIYHKKLEDEWISKAKLLEKKLNIKIIGRSRKQKVVLSKDYIEEELKINNKNFFFEYKEGGFTQPNSHVNIKMIEWVLDKLEVSNKDLCELYCGGGNFTIPLSTKFKNVLATEISKTSIKSALKNCQLNSISNIDFIRMSSEEFVEALEEKREFRRLKDIDLKSYNFSTIFVDPPRAGLDETTRKLVSNFEKIIYISCNPETLHRDLIELTKTHKIDNFALFDQFSYTKHIESAVVLNKF